The Bombus terrestris chromosome 6, iyBomTerr1.2, whole genome shotgun sequence DNA window cTAAAACATTAACTTTATAACTActtgtttaatatttcaatgtggGTATGATACAGAAAAAGATgatagaagaaataaataaatgacatGAAAGATTCCACCGCTAGATAGCGCTACTTTACACGGAAATTCCACGAGCGACATTTTATAGTGCAATATTGCTGCAGTCATATGTCTACCTTTGTTGTTCTtaataggaaaataaaaaaggacaTATGATCGTAGTAGAATCGCGCGCGTATGAAAATGTTGCTCGTGTACATTTAGCCTAAAGCTGTgcgaacaaaaatatatttttatattgctaTAACAATATAATCCGGTGTGTACTTGGTTTCGATAATGTTGACTCAAAtcagttaaaaaatttaattgttaatttattataacaatGCCTGTACGTCCAAGTTTTAAAAAATGGATTATAGGATTTGGCGCATTAGGTGGTGCGATGTTCTTTTATCCacatgataatgataataataaattattgcacATGGACAAATCTAGGATATCTTCTTCATCTTGGGATTATAACTGGGATAGGTTGTAttcattgttattattgttaccaATAAAAACGTTACTAGCTTCGCAATACAATGATAGCGtacaattaaaattctattttatttctcctttgttatatatcataaataaataaatagaagaacTTAAATGTTTTCTTAATAAGTAGTTAATAGATTAAAATTAAGAGCGTGTTAGTTTCTTTCTAAATAAAGCATAATTCTTTATTCTATCTGAGATTTTgacattattttattgatattttattaaataaatgtatgtgttaaatatttgttgttccttatattattttatattatattgatattgCATTCTGCTTTTGTGTATTTACTTTTGAttcattattttaattcttttatttgtatGATTTTATTTATAGGAGAGATCCAAAAAGTTTAGTGAAACCAATGAAAATAGACAATGAATCTAATCAAAATACATATcataaacaattaataaataaaacagcgAAAGCTACACGTCACATAATTTTAATTCGTCATGGACAATATAATGTGGAAGCTAAGACAGATGCAGATGGGACACTTACAGATCTTGGTTAGTATTTCCAATATAAAGCATGTTTAGTTTATTcgtatatatgttattattccCTTAACTATTGAAATTACAAAAGAATGTTTTATATGAAAGTTTGATTTCATGGGGGAAATTTAATAAACTAGttcaatgtattttttatattcttatttaaaAGGATTTCAATGTTGATATAAGTTTTTTTAATGGAACTATATATACATCATTCAATATATCCTTTTAATTGTCTACAAAGAAATACTTGGGTCAAAAATGAttactttaaaaaatgtttcaattttaaGCATGCAAAAGTTATTGTATAAAGACAAGGAAAACATAAACATAAAAACATTTGTTGTCTTTTCATGTCTTTCATATGATGAACTTTACaagattaaagttaaaattgatCCAAGTACCTTAGTACTTTTTGTAGACAATTAAAAGGTGTATTGAATactgtataaaaaaatgtacagttccaatttaaaaaattacattgatATTGAAATCTCTTTAAGTAGAGATGTAAAAATACGATCGAAATATCTTATTAAGATTTCCACACGAAGTCAAACAGTTTTCACCTGAAATatctttttgcatttttaatagttaaaaaaataatagtgTGTATACAAATGAACTAGGCATATAGtaaaatgtacattttcagtaattaaagaaatagtaGTGTGTATGCAAATAAACCAAGCATATGGTATATAGCAAAATGAACTATTATAGTTATAAACTGTTAAAATGTTATAAAGGTAGGCAACAAGCTGAGGCAACAGGAAAACGACTGCATGCTTTGGGTTTTCCATATACTTTGCTTGTACATTCATCAATGACAAGGGCTCAAGAAACTGCTAAAATCAtagaaaaatcttttaaaaatataacggTAAAGTGTGATTCAATTCTTAATGAGGGTTCACCAATTCAACCTGAACCTCCATCATCTAGCTGGAAACCTGAAGTAAATGTAAGAATATTACTACTTATATGAATTTAAAActtctatgtatatattttttaaacttgatATTGTGTTTagttaaaataatattgaataatattaaCACATTTCAGTATTATAGAGATGGGCCTAGAATAGAAGCTGCATTTAGAAAGTATTTTCATCGTGCAGATTTCAGTCAGAAAAATGATTCATATACAATTCTTGTTTGTCATGCAAATGTTATTAGATATTTTGTATGCAGGTACACTACTTTATATAATCACTCTCATAACAGACTTGTATTAAACGTTTTTCCTTTAATATTGATACTCATTTCAGAGCATTGCAATTTCCACCCAAAAGTTGGTTGCGATTAAGCTTGAATCATGCTAGTATTACATGGATTACTATTTACCCTGATGGTATTGTAAAATTATGGGTGTTTGGTGAATCAGGGCATATGAAACCACAACTTATTTCATAACTAAATTGACCATAGcatattactttatttaataaaatacacttACGTTATCTACATTTGatatcattttaatatataaattttacaagaacgtatttttaactatttattttatctatgaaaacttataatttgttaataaaaaactaagaaatactttttaaattattaacaatCAAGGACAGCACATTTAAAGACTGATGAAAAATACATATTCTTATATTTGCAATAAGTCTTATTATTGTAAACCTCCACCTAAACAAAATTTATGTCTCTGGTAAGATACTCTTTTTGAAACAAAGTATATAAATCCTATTTGCAAATAAATATGCAaagtgtataaatatttatatataccacGTACAAactatatattactacgtataataataattactatgTATTACACCTATTActctaaaaatattttgaaaaaatatgtaCTTAATCTGATTGTAAAATCACAAAtatctaatatacatatacagggtggttggtaactggtggtacaagcggaaagggggtgattctaagcgaaaaaagaagtcgaaaatatagaataaaaattttttgtttgaggctttgttgttgagaaaatcgactttgaattttcgctcggtacgcgtgcactttatcacatCTCGTTATAAAAGATCTCATTGTAGATCGTTGTCTTGATTaacgttatgttgataaacacttccaatgtgACCGAAGTGTTTTCCTCCAATTTTACCTTTTTGATCTCATAACTGATATTGAAATAGCATTTAACGTATCTCGCCTCTTATTAAACCATTTTACTCTTTTTATAACTATTATAAAAGAAGGTATATAGATAGCGATCGCGTAAATACGTTCCACAGATGAGCAGTATTGGTTtaaatcgttaaaaa harbors:
- the LOC105665848 gene encoding serine/threonine-protein phosphatase PGAM5, mitochondrial isoform X2, which translates into the protein MPVRPSFKKWIIGFGALGGAMFFYPHDNDNNKLLHMDKSRISSSSWDYNWDRRDPKSLVKPMKIDNESNQNTYHKQLINKTAKATRHIILIRHGQYNVEAKTDADGTLTDLGRQQAEATGKRLHALGFPYTLLVHSSMTRAQETAKIIEKSFKNITVKCDSILNEGSPIQPEPPSSSWKPEVNYYRDGPRIEAAFRKYFHRADFSQKNDSYTILVCHANVIRYFVCRALQFPPEGWLRLSLNHGSITWVSIRSNGRVTLRNLGDSGHMEPQLISSY